A region from the Cannabis sativa cultivar Pink pepper isolate KNU-18-1 chromosome 9, ASM2916894v1, whole genome shotgun sequence genome encodes:
- the LOC115721806 gene encoding alpha,alpha-trehalose-phosphate synthase [UDP-forming] 6, with protein MVSRSYSNLLELASGEPPSFGRMSGRIPRIMRVSGLISEVGSDSSESVHLDSSSSVQKDRFIIVANQLPIRAQRKSDSSKGWLFSWDETSLLLQLKDGLGDDEIEVIYVGCLKEEIQPNEQDEVSQILLESFRCVPTFLPPDLFSKYYHGFCKQQLWPLFHYMLPLSPDLGGRFNRSLWQAYVSVNKIFADRIMEVINPEDDFVWVHDYHLMVLPTFLRKRFNRVKLGFFLHSPFPSSEIYKTLPIREEILRALLNADLIGFHTFDYARHFLSCCSRMLGLSYESKRGYIGVEYYGRTVGIKILPVGIHMGQLEHVLSLKETETKVAELMKQYTDQGRIMLLGVDDMDIFKGISLKLLAMEQLLQQNPELQGKVVLVQIANPARGRGKDVKEVQAETYSTVKRINETFGKPGYEPVVFISEPLKFYERMAYYVVAECCLVTAVRDGMNLIPYEYVISRQGNEKLDKVLGLKSSTPKNSMLVVSEFIGCSPSLSGAIRVNPWNVDAVSDAMNSALEMAVPEKQLRHEKHYKYVSTHDVGYWARSFLMDLERTCRDHVRTRCWGIGFGLGFRVVALGPSFKKLLMENIVSAYRRTTRRAILLDYDGTLIPQCSIDKSPSSKCISILTSLCRDKNNMVFIVSARSREKLAEWFSPCEKLGIGAEHGYFLRMERDIEWETCLPVADCSWKQIAEPVMRLYTEATDGSTIEDKETTLLWCYEDADPDFGSCQAKELLDHLESVLANEPVTVKSGQNIVEVKPQGLSKGLVATRLLSTMQDKGVAPDFVLCIGDDRSDEDMFEVISSATSGPSIAAGAEVFACTVGKKPSKAKYYLDDTVEIVRLMQGLAAVSDQLVTSATQ; from the exons atggtctCTAGATCATATTCCAATCTCTTAGAACTTGCTTCAGGTGAGCCACCATCATTTGGGAGAATGAGTGGGAGAATTCCTCGTATTATGAGAGTTTCTGGTTTGATATCTGAGGTTGGTAGTGACTCTTCTGAGAGTGTTCACTTAGATTCATCATCTTCTGTCCAAAAAGATAGGTTCATAATAGTAGCTAACCAGCTTCCCATAAGGGCTCAGAGAAAATCTGATAGTAGTAAAGGTTGGCTTTTTAGTTGGGATGAAACTTCACTTCTTCTCCAATTGAAAGATGGGTTAGGAGATGATGAGATTGAAGTTATCTATGTGGGTTGTCTCAAGGAAGAAATTCAACCAAATGAACAAGATGAAGTGTCCCAGATTCTGTTAGAGAGTTTTAGATGTGTTCCCACTTTTCTCCCACCTGATCTTTTCAGTAAGTACTATCATGGTTTTTGTAAGCAACAACTATGGCCTTTGTTTCATTACATGTTGCCTTTGTCACCAGACCTTGGAGGAAGGTTTAACAGGTCATTATGGCAGGCTTATGTGTCTGTCAATAAGATTTTTGCTGATAGAATTATGGAAGTGATCAATCCAGAAGATGATTTCGTTTGGGTTCATGATTATCATCTTATGGTGTTGCCAACTTTCTTGAGGAAGAGGTTTAACCGTGTTAAACTCGGGTTTTTCCTCCATAGCCCTTTTCCTTCCTCTGAAATTTACAAGACATTGCCTATTAGAGAAGAGATTTTGCGTGCCCTTTTGAATGCTGACTTGATTGGTTTCCATACATTTGATTATGCCCGCCATTTCCTTTCCTGTTGCAGTAGAATGCTCGGTCTTTCCTACGAATCTAAGCGCGGTTACATAGGCGTTGAGTACTATGGTAGGACTGTTGGCATTAAGATTCTTCCTGTTGGAATACACATGGGACAGCTTGAACATGTCCTGAGTCTCAAGGAAACCGAAACTAAAGTTGCTGAGCTTATGAAACAGTACACTGATCAGGGTAGAATCATGTTGCTTGGAGTTGATGACATGGATATATTCAAAGGTATAAGTTTGaagcttttggcaatggagCAACTTCTTCAGCAGAACCCTGAATTGCAGGGGAAAGTTGTGTTGGTGCAGATAGCGAATCCAGCTCGAGGGCGCGGAAAAGATGTGAAGGAAGTTCAGGCTGAGACATACTCAACCGTGAAGAGAATTAATGAGACATTTGGTAAGCCTGGTTATGAGCCTGTTGTTTTCATTAGTGAGCCACTTAAGTTTTATGAGAGAATGGCATATTATGTAGTTGCTGAGTGTTGTTTAGTAACTGCTGTTAGAGATGGAATGAATCTCATCCCTTATGAGTATGTAATTAGTCGCCAAGGTAATGAGAAATTGGATAAAGTTTTGGGGTTGAAATCTTCAACCCCCAAAAATAGTATGTTAGTTGTGTCTGAATTCATTGGTTGCTCCCCTTCATTGAGTGGAGCAATTCGTGTGAATCCATGGAATGTTGATGCTGTGTCGGATGCTATGAACTCTGCTTTGGAGATGGCTGTGCCCGAAAAACAGCTTCGCCATGAGAAACATTACAAGTATGTTAGTACTCATGATGTCGGATACTGGGCTCGCAGTTTCTTGATGGATTTGGAGAGGACTTGTAGGGATCATGTGCGAACGAGGTGTTGGGGAATAGGCTTTGGACTTGGTTTTAGAGTTGTGGCGCTCGGtccaagctttaaaaagttgttGATGGAGAACATAGTTTCGGCTTATAGAAGGACAACAAGAAGGGCAATTCTTTTGGATTATGATGGTACCTTAATCCCACAGTGCTCAATCGATAAGAGCCCGAGTTCTAAGTGCATTAGTATCTTAACTAGCTTGTGTAGAGACAAGAACAACATGGTTTTCATTGTTAGCGCGAGAAGCCGAGAGAAACTTGCTGAATGGTTCTCTCCTTGTGAGAAGCTGGGAATTGGTGCTGAGCATGGTTACTTCCTCAG GATGGAGAGAGACATAGAATGGGAAACATGTCTACCTGTTGCTGATTGTAGTTGGAAACAGATTGCTGAACCAGTAATGAGACTTTACACTGAAGCAACAGATGGTTCCACCATTGAAGATAAGGAAACTACACTTTTGTGGTGTTATGAGGATGCAGATCCCGATTTCGGTTCGTGTCAAGCTAAGGAACTTCTTGATCATCTTGAAAGTGTTCTTGCCAATGAACCAGTTACTGTCAAAAGTGGCCAGAACATTGTGGAGGTTAAACCGCAG GGTTTAAGCAAAGGACTGGTGGCCACACGACTACTTTCGACTATGCAAGATAAGGGAGTAGCCCCAGATTTCGTTCTATGCATAGGCGATGATCGATCAGATGAAGACATGTTCGAGGTTATCTCAAGTGCCACATCAGGCCCTTCAATTGCCGCAGGGGCTGAAGTGTTTGCCTGCACAGTTGGTAAGAAACCGAGCAAGGCCAAGTACTATCTTGACGACACAGTTGAAATTGTGAGGTTAATGCAGGGTCTAGCAGCTGTTTCGGATCAGCTAGTAACATCAGCAACACAATAG